A stretch of Neisseria subflava DNA encodes these proteins:
- the cysI gene encoding assimilatory sulfite reductase (NADPH) hemoprotein subunit yields the protein MTATTTDPRAKLPETPLSGNEALKERSDYLHGTIKEELKDDFTGGFTADNFQLIRFHGMYEQDNRDIRAERTEQKLEPLKNMMLRCRLPGGIITPKQWLGIDKFAGENTIYGSIRLTNRQTFQYHGILKTDLKQAHQALHKLGLDSIATASDVNRNVLCTSNPVQSTLHQEAYEWAARISMHLLPRTMAYADVWLDGEKVFTTEPTEPRNKEIADEVEPILGKTYLPRKFKTAVVIPPDNDVDIHSNDLGFVAIAENGRLVGFNVLVGGGLSSEHGNTKTYPNTSYEFGFVPLEYTLNAAEAVVSTQRDWGNRSDRKAARTRYTLQRVGVDVFKEEVERRMGIKFEPIRPYEFTHRGDHIGWVQGHEGNWHLTLFIENGRLLDYPGRPLKTGIREIAKIHLGDFRLTANQNLVVANVPPELKDTIDKIAKEHGLISKSITIQRENSMACVALPTCPLAMAEAERFLPTFSDKIDEMFAKYGLEDEYIVLRVTGCPNGCGRAMLAEIGLVGKAVGRYNLYAGGNREGTRIPRLFKENITEPEILEIVEGWVADWSRNRLDDEGFGDFAIRTGIVKPVLDAPRDFWS from the coding sequence ATGACTGCTACTACAACCGACCCACGAGCCAAGCTGCCTGAGACGCCTTTGTCCGGCAACGAAGCCTTGAAAGAGCGCAGCGATTATCTGCATGGTACGATTAAGGAAGAGTTGAAAGACGATTTTACCGGCGGCTTTACCGCCGACAATTTTCAGCTTATTCGCTTCCACGGTATGTACGAACAGGACAACCGCGATATCCGTGCCGAGCGTACCGAACAAAAGCTTGAACCCTTAAAAAACATGATGTTGCGTTGCCGTTTGCCCGGCGGCATCATTACGCCGAAGCAGTGGCTGGGTATCGACAAATTTGCCGGTGAAAATACGATTTATGGCTCTATCCGCCTGACCAACCGTCAAACCTTTCAATACCACGGCATTCTGAAAACCGATTTAAAACAGGCACATCAGGCATTGCACAAACTAGGTCTCGATTCCATTGCCACAGCCAGCGATGTCAACCGTAATGTGTTGTGCACCAGCAATCCTGTACAAAGTACTTTGCACCAAGAAGCCTATGAATGGGCGGCGCGCATCAGTATGCACCTTTTGCCGCGCACGATGGCATATGCTGATGTGTGGCTGGACGGTGAAAAAGTGTTCACGACCGAGCCGACCGAGCCGCGCAATAAAGAAATTGCCGATGAGGTCGAGCCGATTTTGGGTAAAACCTATTTGCCGCGCAAGTTCAAAACTGCCGTGGTGATTCCGCCTGATAACGATGTGGACATTCATTCCAATGACTTGGGTTTTGTAGCGATTGCAGAAAATGGCAGGTTGGTAGGCTTCAATGTATTGGTCGGCGGCGGCTTATCCAGTGAACACGGTAATACCAAAACCTATCCAAACACTTCTTACGAATTTGGTTTCGTACCGCTCGAATACACCCTCAATGCCGCCGAAGCCGTCGTCAGCACCCAGCGCGACTGGGGCAACCGCAGCGACCGCAAAGCAGCGCGTACACGCTATACGCTGCAACGCGTCGGCGTGGATGTGTTCAAAGAAGAAGTTGAAAGACGCATGGGCATTAAGTTTGAACCCATCCGCCCTTATGAATTTACTCATCGCGGCGACCACATCGGCTGGGTACAAGGGCATGAAGGCAACTGGCATTTGACTTTGTTTATTGAAAACGGCCGTCTGCTCGATTATCCCGGCAGGCCGTTGAAAACAGGTATCCGCGAAATTGCCAAAATCCATCTCGGCGACTTCCGCCTGACAGCCAATCAAAATCTGGTGGTTGCCAATGTGCCTCCGGAATTGAAAGACACGATTGATAAAATCGCTAAAGAGCATGGATTAATCAGCAAATCGATTACCATCCAGCGTGAGAACTCGATGGCCTGCGTTGCCTTGCCGACTTGCCCGCTGGCGATGGCGGAGGCCGAACGTTTCCTGCCGACATTCTCCGATAAAATCGACGAAATGTTCGCCAAATATGGCTTGGAAGACGAATACATAGTTTTGCGCGTAACCGGTTGCCCGAATGGTTGCGGCCGCGCCATGCTGGCGGAAATCGGTTTGGTCGGCAAAGCCGTCGGCCGCTACAACCTTTACGCAGGGGGCAACCGCGAAGGCACCCGCATTCCGCGCCTGTTTAAAGAAAACATTACCGAACCCGAAATCCTTGAAATTGTCGAAGGCTGGGTGGCAGATTGGTCTCGAAACCGTTTGGATGATGAAGGTTTTGGCGATTTTGCCATCCGTACCGGCATCGTCAAACCCGTATTGGATGCTCCGCGAGATTTTTGGTCATAA
- a CDS encoding CdiA family toxin C-terminal domain-containing protein: MERLYPGVNPRFIPIPRGFVKQNTPITNVKYPEGISFDTNLKRHLANADGFSQKQGIKGAHNRTNFMAELNSRGGRVKSETQTDIEGITRIKYEISTLDRTGKPDGGFKEISSIKTVYDPKKFSDDKILQMAQKAASQGYSKASKIAQNERTKSISERKNVIQFSETFDGIKFRSYFDVNTGRITNIHPE; encoded by the coding sequence TTGGAGCGTTTATATCCAGGAGTTAATCCTAGATTCATTCCAATACCAAGAGGGTTTGTAAAACAAAATACACCTATTACTAATGTTAAATACCCGGAAGGCATTAGTTTCGATACAAACCTAAAAAGACATCTGGCAAATGCTGATGGTTTTAGTCAAAAACAGGGCATTAAAGGAGCCCATAACCGCACCAATTTTATGGCAGAACTAAATTCACGAGGAGGACGCGTAAAATCTGAAACCCAAACTGATATTGAAGGCATTACCCGAATTAAATATGAGATTTCTACACTAGACAGGACAGGTAAACCTGATGGTGGATTTAAGGAAATTTCAAGTATAAAAACTGTTTATGATCCTAAAAAATTTTCTGATGATAAAATACTTCAAATGGCTCAAAAAGCTGCTTCACAAGGATATTCAAAAGCCTCTAAAATTGCTCAAAATGAAAGAACTAAATCAATATCGGAAAGAAAAAATGTCATTCAATTCTCAGAAACCTTTGACGGAATCAAATTTAGATCATATTTTGATGTAAATACAGGAAGAATTACAAACATTCACCCAGAATAA
- a CDS encoding helix-turn-helix transcriptional regulator, translating into MSRRTKAQEALGIRLADILTRLNQGETIDIQSLPERYGISLRTAQRDLNRLAPLLQTTGTRYYRLDQNQYGRLNKDEIRRICHFAGLQDLFPEADRRFFQESLRQSIIIKGHQYENIRHRQSDFDLVTHSIEAKQTISFNYTKADGSKSHRTLDPYRLINKSGIWYLIGLENGREKTYCFTQTSQLQTTSKTYVADVGFVEKIQNTDSISYGNQVSEIIIQISPQAAHYFLRRKLLPNQEIIRRLDNGGLLIACKNVNEIEVIPIVQYWIPHSRIVSPQELQEKIIGKLKNYINNHAEG; encoded by the coding sequence ATGAGCCGGCGTACTAAAGCACAGGAAGCACTAGGCATCCGTTTGGCAGATATTCTGACACGTCTAAATCAAGGGGAAACGATTGATATTCAAAGTTTGCCCGAACGCTATGGCATTTCATTGCGTACAGCCCAACGTGATCTCAATCGTCTTGCCCCTTTATTGCAAACTACAGGTACACGTTATTACCGTCTGGATCAAAACCAGTATGGCCGTCTGAATAAAGACGAAATCCGCCGTATTTGTCATTTTGCAGGCTTACAAGACCTTTTCCCTGAAGCGGACCGCCGCTTTTTTCAAGAAAGTCTGCGTCAAAGCATTATCATCAAAGGCCATCAATACGAAAATATTCGTCATCGCCAATCAGATTTTGATTTGGTAACACATTCTATAGAAGCAAAGCAAACCATTAGCTTTAATTACACCAAAGCCGATGGCAGCAAAAGCCATCGTACTTTAGATCCTTACCGGCTCATTAATAAAAGCGGTATTTGGTATCTTATCGGACTCGAAAATGGTCGAGAAAAGACCTATTGCTTTACTCAAACATCCCAGTTGCAAACGACATCAAAGACATATGTTGCAGATGTAGGATTTGTAGAAAAAATTCAAAATACCGACAGCATCTCATACGGTAATCAAGTCAGTGAAATCATTATTCAAATCAGCCCACAGGCTGCGCATTATTTTTTGCGGCGCAAGCTGTTACCCAATCAGGAGATTATTCGCCGCCTCGATAACGGCGGCCTGTTGATTGCCTGCAAAAATGTTAACGAAATTGAAGTTATTCCCATCGTCCAATATTGGATACCGCATTCAAGAATTGTCAGTCCGCAAGAGTTGCAGGAAAAGATAATTGGCAAATTAAAAAACTATATCAATAACCATGCGGAGGGCTAA